A single region of the Streptomyces caelestis genome encodes:
- a CDS encoding peptidoglycan DD-metalloendopeptidase family protein yields MAVRGRHRRYQPNRINRASLTVTAGGAGMALPFMGAGTAQAADVATWNKVAACESSNDWNINTGNGFYGGLQFTQSTWEAYGGRAYAARADLATKDQQIAVAEKVLDGQGPGAWPTCSVRAGLTRGGAEPDIRPAGERTRQDEKADRKQRPRTSIEDVRPQSTPQSRAGSAEMYTVVRGDTLSGIAEEREVRGGWRGLYAANRSAIGGDPDLIVPGQRLALRGESATKTRPAPERVPSAKPSTKKPASQTPAPEKPSPDRAEERAEERAKDESKERAARSTTARQGLVAPVSASLGTPYRKAGSSWSKGYHTGVDFPVPTGTSVKSVASGSVVSAGWGGSYGYQVVIRHGDGRYSQYAHLSAISVRDGQTVSAGQRIGRSGSTGNSSGPHLHFEVRTGPGFGTDVDPIAYLRAGGVRI; encoded by the coding sequence ATGGCCGTACGCGGCCGGCATCGCCGGTATCAGCCGAACAGGATCAACCGCGCCTCACTCACCGTCACGGCGGGCGGCGCGGGCATGGCGCTCCCGTTCATGGGCGCCGGCACCGCCCAGGCGGCGGACGTGGCCACCTGGAACAAGGTCGCCGCCTGCGAGTCGAGCAACGACTGGAACATCAACACCGGCAACGGCTTCTACGGCGGACTCCAGTTCACCCAGTCCACCTGGGAGGCGTACGGCGGCCGGGCCTACGCGGCGCGCGCGGACCTGGCCACCAAGGACCAGCAGATCGCCGTCGCCGAGAAGGTGCTCGACGGGCAGGGCCCGGGCGCCTGGCCGACGTGCTCCGTACGGGCCGGACTGACCCGGGGCGGAGCCGAGCCCGACATCCGGCCGGCCGGCGAGCGCACGAGGCAGGACGAGAAGGCAGACCGGAAGCAGAGGCCGAGGACCTCCATCGAGGACGTGCGGCCGCAGTCCACGCCGCAGTCCCGGGCGGGCAGCGCCGAGATGTACACGGTGGTGCGGGGCGACACCCTCTCCGGCATCGCGGAGGAGCGGGAGGTGCGGGGTGGCTGGCGAGGTCTGTACGCCGCCAACCGCTCGGCCATAGGGGGCGATCCCGATCTGATCGTGCCCGGTCAGCGGCTCGCGCTGCGCGGCGAGAGCGCCACGAAGACGCGTCCCGCGCCCGAGCGGGTGCCGTCGGCCAAGCCGTCGACGAAGAAGCCGGCATCGCAGACGCCGGCACCCGAGAAGCCGTCCCCGGATCGCGCCGAGGAGCGGGCCGAGGAGCGGGCCAAGGACGAGAGCAAGGAGCGCGCCGCACGGTCCACGACCGCCCGGCAGGGCCTGGTCGCCCCCGTCAGCGCCTCCTTGGGGACGCCGTACCGCAAGGCCGGCTCGTCCTGGTCGAAGGGCTACCACACCGGCGTCGACTTCCCCGTGCCCACGGGCACGTCCGTCAAGTCGGTCGCTTCGGGCAGCGTCGTCAGCGCGGGGTGGGGCGGCTCGTACGGCTACCAGGTCGTGATCCGGCACGGCGACGGCCGCTACAGCCAGTACGCCCACCTGTCGGCGATCTCCGTGCGGGACGGCCAGACGGTGAGCGCGGGCCAGCGCATCGGCCGCTCCGGCTCCACCGGGAACAGCTCGGGCCCGCATCTGCACTTCGAGGTGCGGACGGGGCCCGGGTTCGGCACGGACGTCGACCCCATCGCGTATCTGAGGGCCGGCGGCGTCAGGATCTGA
- the gndA gene encoding NADP-dependent phosphogluconate dehydrogenase yields MSSTAQIGVTGLAVMGRNLARNFARNGYTVAVHNRTPARTRALVEEFGGEGEFVACESAKEFVTALERPRRLVVMVKAGEPTDAVIQEFAPLLEPGDMIIDGGNAHFADTRRRERDLREQGIHFVGMGVSGGEEGALNGPSIMPGGPKESYDSLGPMLEKISAKAADGSPCVSHVGPDGAGHFVKMVHNGIEYADMQLIGEAYQLLRDVAGYTPAQIAEIFRTWNQGRLDSYLIEITAEVLSHVDAETGKPFVDVVVDQAEQKGTGRWTVQIALDLGVPVSGIAEAVFARSLSGHAELREASRGLAGPKAQPMSESEARAFADRVEQALYASKIVSYTQGFHEIDAARGEYGWDIDLGAVSALWRGGCIIRAAFLDRIRAAYDARPDLPSLLSDATFAQEIGDAQDDWREVLVAATRQGVPTPGFAAALAYYDALRAERLPAALTQGQRDYFGAHTYRRVDRDGSFHTLWGGDRSEVSA; encoded by the coding sequence ATGAGCAGTACAGCGCAGATCGGCGTCACGGGTCTCGCGGTCATGGGCCGCAACCTCGCCCGCAACTTCGCCCGCAACGGCTACACGGTGGCAGTGCACAACCGGACGCCCGCGCGTACGCGCGCCCTGGTCGAGGAGTTCGGCGGCGAGGGGGAGTTCGTCGCGTGCGAGAGCGCCAAGGAGTTCGTGACCGCGCTGGAGCGGCCGCGGCGGCTGGTCGTGATGGTGAAGGCCGGTGAGCCGACGGACGCGGTGATCCAGGAGTTCGCCCCGCTGCTGGAGCCCGGCGACATGATCATCGACGGCGGCAACGCGCATTTCGCGGACACCCGGCGCCGGGAGCGCGACCTGCGCGAGCAGGGCATCCACTTCGTCGGCATGGGCGTGTCCGGCGGCGAGGAGGGCGCGCTCAACGGACCGAGCATCATGCCGGGCGGTCCCAAGGAGTCGTACGACTCGCTGGGCCCGATGCTGGAGAAGATCTCGGCGAAGGCCGCCGACGGTTCGCCGTGCGTCTCGCACGTCGGTCCGGACGGTGCCGGGCACTTCGTGAAGATGGTGCACAACGGCATCGAGTACGCGGACATGCAGCTCATCGGCGAGGCGTACCAGCTGCTGCGCGACGTCGCCGGATACACCCCCGCCCAGATCGCGGAGATCTTCCGCACCTGGAACCAGGGCCGTCTCGACTCGTACCTGATCGAGATCACGGCCGAGGTGCTCTCGCACGTGGACGCGGAGACGGGCAAGCCGTTCGTGGACGTGGTGGTGGACCAGGCCGAGCAGAAGGGCACCGGCCGCTGGACCGTGCAGATCGCGCTCGACCTGGGGGTGCCGGTGTCCGGCATCGCCGAGGCCGTCTTCGCCCGTTCGCTGTCGGGCCACGCGGAGCTGCGGGAGGCCTCGCGCGGGCTGGCCGGACCGAAGGCGCAGCCGATGAGCGAGTCGGAGGCCCGGGCCTTCGCCGACCGGGTGGAGCAGGCGCTGTACGCGTCGAAGATCGTGTCGTACACGCAGGGCTTCCACGAGATCGACGCGGCCCGCGGCGAGTACGGCTGGGACATCGACCTGGGTGCGGTGTCCGCGCTGTGGCGGGGCGGCTGCATCATCCGCGCGGCCTTCCTGGACCGTATCCGCGCGGCCTACGACGCCCGGCCCGATCTGCCGAGCCTGCTGTCGGACGCGACGTTCGCGCAGGAGATCGGAGACGCCCAGGACGACTGGCGCGAGGTGCTGGTCGCCGCGACCCGTCAGGGTGTGCCGACGCCCGGTTTCGCCGCGGCGCTCGCCTACTACGACGCCCTGCGCGCCGAGCGGCTGCCGGCGGCGCTGACCCAGGGGCAGCGGGACTACTTCGGTGCGCACACCTACCGGAGGGTGGACCGGGACGGGTCGTTCCACACGCTGTGGGGTGGGGACCGGTCGGAGGTCTCCGCGTAG